The following DNA comes from Desulfobacterales bacterium.
CCCGATAGCGGGTTTGTGTATCTGAACGGTGAGGAGATCGTGCACTCCGGAAAAAAGATCAATGCATACCGGCAGAAGATGGGGATGGTCTTTCAGAATTTCAATCTCTTCGATCATCTGACGGCTGTTCGAAACGTGGAGCTTGCCCTGCTGAAAGTGAAAAAGATGGATAAAAAAGCAGCACGCGAAAAGGCGATGTATGAACTGGAGCAGGTAGGCATGGCCGACCGTGCGGATTTTTATCCGGCGCAGCTGTCCGGAGGGCAGGCCCAGCGGGTTTCCATTGCCCGGGCCCTTGCGATGGATCCCGAGGTCATGCTTTTCGATGAACCGACGTCTGCCCTTGATCCTGAACTGAAACGCGAGGTGATGGAGGTTATGCGGACCCTTGCGGCGAAAGGAATGACCTGTATCGTGGTCACGCATGAGATGAAGTTTGCGACTTCGTTTGCTACGGAGATATATCTGATGGAGAAGGGCGAGATCGTTGAACACGGTCCGCCGTCGGAGATCCCGACAAGTCCGAATTTTGTAAAGACACGCGCGTTTATGGGCAGTTACGCAGACGAGTGATATGGATAATCTGACCAGTACCCCTGTGCCTTCTGACGGGCTGAGCGGATTTTTCCAGAGTGTTCTGGATTCTTTCATCTCCCAGATTCCGTTCTGGCAGGATATTCTGCTCCCCGCTCTCTGGGACGGGTTGTGGGTGACGATCCAGCTTGTGCTCATGACGGCGCCTCTCGGGTTCCTGCTGGGTCTTCTGGTCGCGGTGTCCCGGGTTTACGGACCTGCGCCAATAAAATGGCTTGCTAAGCTGTATGTGATCTTTTTCCGCG
Coding sequences within:
- a CDS encoding amino acid ABC transporter ATP-binding protein, producing the protein MSDVPILKVENLCKSYGDLDVLKSVSFEVRKGEKKVFVGPSGTGKSTLLRCINQLTAPDSGFVYLNGEEIVHSGKKINAYRQKMGMVFQNFNLFDHLTAVRNVELALLKVKKMDKKAAREKAMYELEQVGMADRADFYPAQLSGGQAQRVSIARALAMDPEVMLFDEPTSALDPELKREVMEVMRTLAAKGMTCIVVTHEMKFATSFATEIYLMEKGEIVEHGPPSEIPTSPNFVKTRAFMGSYADE